In a genomic window of Glaciimonas sp. PCH181:
- a CDS encoding toll/interleukin-1 receptor domain-containing protein, with amino-acid sequence MSKPIGQKMKIFISHQQVDSELALSLSKRLLTVHGISTYLDVIDSAVSASGDALADHVKDELGKCTQLLAVVSDATRASWWVPWEIGIATEKDFPLATYAGGYTAVPDYLSKWPYLRSTADLDLYATASKTAAKDFETKRGFLVEATARSRSTKEFYRVLRGSLGQ; translated from the coding sequence ATGAGCAAACCCATAGGACAAAAAATGAAAATCTTTATCTCTCATCAGCAAGTTGACTCTGAGCTGGCGCTTAGTCTTTCCAAGCGTTTACTTACCGTTCATGGCATCTCAACCTATCTTGATGTTATAGACTCGGCTGTATCGGCTTCCGGTGACGCGCTCGCCGATCATGTAAAGGATGAGTTGGGTAAATGCACACAACTTTTAGCGGTTGTATCTGACGCCACGCGGGCTTCGTGGTGGGTACCTTGGGAAATCGGCATCGCGACAGAGAAAGATTTTCCGCTTGCCACATATGCAGGCGGATATACCGCAGTACCGGACTATCTAAGTAAATGGCCTTACCTACGCTCTACTGCGGATCTAGATCTGTATGCCACAGCTTCTAAGACGGCAGCTAAAGATTTCGAAACAAAACGAGGCTTCCTTGTAGAAGCAACTGCTCGGAGCCGCTCAACCAAAGAGTTCTACCGAGTGCTGAGAGGAAGTCTCGGCCAATAA
- a CDS encoding S8 family peptidase — MSQTNFLIGRGELLTHDIKGPKRMPGKAEVYTLAQAVHRLAPQFLATATALDTLAPLACPGDFGVARLTMNPSYIARSFFPMAMLRTVGLESVGSRTVKMMPGGWTKKGDPQECSTTELFVAGKRPAFRHLQDWAQQIEPESDEAQDLAHIEQFATFTPQQRIADYGSAKDRFFEVGIHLLPDENRLFVQQAFVKYAKESSVKVHSDLGFTAGNLWFVPVEGKHDHIERLAEFVFVRVIRPVPKLRGMRPVQRAGEVSVGCNLPTEQPLSSEPKVAILDGGLPKQHAIGPWLRSYRVLDEDAQDDPAGVEHGLAVSSAFLFGPIPPNGTAARPFAYVDHLRVLDKDADTEDPLELYRTLGFVEQVLLSRQYQFINLSLGPDLPIEDTDVHAWTSVIDDLLSDGDTLMTVAIGNNGHLDRASGNARVQVPSDCVNALPVGAANGTAADWARAPYSAVGPGRSPGVVKPDLMAFGGNAGNYFHVLSPGKKAALSPQLGTSFASPYLLRSAVGIRAILGAELSPLAIKALLVHAADASAHDKLEVGWGKVPEDMMSIITCPEGVARIVYQGELKPGKYLRASLPLPAGGLNGSIRLKATFCYASPTDPQDAAAYTRAGLEVVFRPSDEKIKDGKANADTKSFFDMKKYATEEERRSDMGKWETVLHGAKNMRGSSLKNPVFDIHYNARESGHRANGAEKIRYALIITVEAPKHADLYNEILRAYAKTLVPIQPQVSLPIRV, encoded by the coding sequence ATGAGCCAAACCAATTTTCTAATCGGGCGCGGCGAACTGCTGACCCACGACATTAAGGGACCGAAACGCATGCCCGGCAAGGCAGAGGTCTACACCCTTGCCCAAGCCGTGCATCGGTTGGCTCCCCAGTTCTTGGCGACGGCTACCGCGCTTGACACGCTCGCGCCGCTTGCCTGCCCCGGCGACTTCGGGGTCGCCCGGTTGACGATGAATCCCAGTTATATCGCCCGGTCGTTCTTCCCGATGGCAATGCTGCGCACCGTTGGCCTGGAATCCGTCGGCAGCCGTACCGTGAAGATGATGCCCGGCGGTTGGACCAAGAAAGGCGATCCTCAGGAATGCTCAACGACCGAGCTTTTCGTGGCGGGCAAGCGTCCAGCGTTTCGGCACCTCCAGGACTGGGCCCAGCAAATCGAACCTGAATCCGATGAAGCGCAGGATCTGGCTCACATTGAACAGTTTGCGACATTTACACCGCAACAACGTATTGCTGACTACGGCAGTGCCAAGGATCGTTTCTTCGAAGTCGGGATTCATCTGCTGCCAGATGAAAACCGGCTGTTTGTCCAGCAAGCCTTTGTGAAGTACGCCAAGGAATCTAGCGTTAAGGTCCACAGCGACCTCGGCTTCACGGCCGGCAACTTGTGGTTTGTGCCCGTCGAGGGCAAACATGACCATATCGAACGGCTCGCCGAATTCGTATTCGTGCGTGTCATCCGCCCAGTTCCCAAGCTGCGCGGCATGCGGCCCGTACAGCGCGCCGGCGAAGTGTCAGTGGGCTGCAACCTACCGACCGAGCAGCCGCTCTCATCGGAACCCAAGGTCGCCATCCTCGATGGCGGATTGCCCAAACAACATGCGATTGGCCCTTGGCTACGCTCATACCGTGTTCTCGACGAAGATGCGCAGGACGATCCGGCAGGCGTAGAACATGGCCTCGCCGTCAGCTCCGCATTCCTGTTCGGCCCCATCCCGCCAAACGGCACAGCCGCCCGCCCGTTTGCCTATGTTGATCACCTGCGCGTACTTGACAAAGACGCCGACACCGAAGACCCGTTAGAGCTGTACCGAACCTTGGGTTTTGTTGAACAGGTATTGCTCTCGCGCCAATACCAGTTTATCAACCTCAGTCTCGGACCGGATTTGCCGATCGAGGATACCGATGTACACGCCTGGACATCAGTCATTGACGACCTGCTGAGCGACGGCGACACGCTTATGACGGTTGCCATCGGCAACAACGGTCACTTAGACCGCGCCTCTGGCAATGCCCGCGTGCAAGTGCCTTCGGACTGCGTCAATGCACTGCCGGTCGGTGCTGCCAACGGTACCGCGGCGGACTGGGCGCGTGCGCCGTACAGCGCGGTCGGCCCAGGCCGAAGCCCTGGTGTCGTCAAGCCGGACCTGATGGCCTTTGGCGGCAACGCTGGCAACTATTTCCACGTACTTTCCCCTGGCAAGAAAGCTGCACTCTCGCCGCAACTGGGCACCAGTTTTGCCTCCCCGTATCTGCTGCGCAGCGCGGTCGGCATTCGTGCCATTCTGGGGGCGGAGTTGTCGCCGCTCGCGATCAAAGCGCTGTTGGTCCATGCCGCAGACGCATCGGCACATGACAAGCTCGAGGTGGGCTGGGGCAAGGTGCCAGAGGACATGATGAGCATCATCACCTGTCCGGAAGGGGTCGCCCGCATCGTCTACCAGGGTGAATTGAAGCCAGGCAAATACCTTCGCGCCTCGCTGCCACTGCCCGCAGGTGGCCTGAACGGAAGCATCCGTCTCAAGGCAACCTTCTGCTACGCCTCGCCGACCGATCCGCAGGACGCTGCTGCGTACACACGTGCGGGCCTGGAGGTCGTATTCCGTCCCAGCGACGAGAAGATCAAAGACGGCAAAGCTAACGCCGACACCAAGAGCTTTTTCGACATGAAGAAATACGCGACAGAGGAAGAACGGCGGTCCGACATGGGCAAGTGGGAAACGGTTCTACACGGCGCGAAAAACATGCGCGGCAGCAGCCTCAAAAATCCAGTTTTCGACATCCATTACAACGCACGCGAATCGGGGCACAGGGCGAACGGTGCCGAGAAGATCCGCTACGCGCTGATCATCACCGTCGAAGCCCCCAAGCATGCCGACCTATACAACGAGATTCTGCGGGCCTACGCGAAGACACTGGTGCCGATCCAGCCACAAGTATCTCTGCCGATACGCGTCTAG
- a CDS encoding AAA family ATPase: MLDEMNEVQSDLAQLIRLALAEQTEDVRLFVARLVRKYRNTDPELAEQMDLYLRAKAPRASAPMRKITQPALPAQTLPVDDESRLSLLKVFKDEPNREQPLLSLDLEETLSQLIQERRQTERLASMGLNPTRSAIFVGPPGVGKTLTARWLASQLGVPLYVLDLTAVMSSLLGRSGSNLRAALDFAKRSPCVLLLDEIDAIAKRRSDDTDIGELKRLVTVILQEVDEWPATGLLLAATNHAELIDPALWRRFDLVINFKVPEISAVKQAIKRFLGPDYALFGRWIDILTFAFNGESFSDIERDIQRFRRAVALGTASDANLIEEFVKSRALVLERQGRIDLAVLLAKQTRLSQHTISDITGVSRDTIRKYTSEQAIPAKKPSKRKPDA, translated from the coding sequence ATGTTGGACGAAATGAACGAAGTTCAATCTGATTTAGCCCAGTTAATAAGGCTCGCACTCGCTGAGCAAACCGAGGACGTAAGGCTGTTCGTGGCCCGACTTGTGCGCAAGTACCGGAATACTGACCCAGAACTAGCTGAGCAGATGGACCTCTACCTGCGAGCGAAAGCACCACGTGCGAGCGCCCCTATGCGCAAGATCACGCAGCCCGCATTGCCGGCCCAAACATTGCCGGTTGACGATGAGTCGAGACTGTCACTGCTAAAGGTTTTCAAGGATGAGCCCAATCGAGAGCAACCACTGCTGTCGCTCGACCTCGAAGAAACCTTGAGTCAACTGATTCAGGAGCGTCGCCAAACGGAACGTTTGGCATCAATGGGGTTGAACCCGACACGGTCTGCCATCTTTGTGGGCCCCCCGGGTGTCGGCAAAACGCTGACGGCTCGTTGGTTGGCTTCTCAACTTGGCGTGCCGCTGTATGTCCTGGATCTGACCGCTGTCATGAGTAGCCTGCTCGGGCGCAGCGGCAGCAACTTGCGCGCTGCACTCGATTTCGCCAAACGCAGCCCCTGTGTGCTGTTACTCGATGAGATCGACGCCATCGCCAAACGCCGCAGCGACGATACCGACATCGGCGAATTGAAACGCTTGGTCACCGTCATCCTGCAGGAGGTTGATGAGTGGCCTGCCACCGGATTACTGCTGGCGGCCACCAATCACGCGGAACTGATCGACCCGGCGCTCTGGCGGCGCTTCGACCTGGTGATTAATTTCAAGGTGCCGGAAATATCTGCCGTTAAACAGGCGATCAAGCGGTTTCTGGGGCCGGACTATGCCTTGTTCGGCCGCTGGATCGACATCCTGACCTTTGCCTTCAACGGCGAATCATTCAGCGACATCGAGCGGGATATTCAGCGTTTCCGGCGTGCTGTTGCATTGGGCACTGCCTCGGACGCCAACCTAATCGAAGAATTCGTCAAATCGCGCGCGCTCGTCCTGGAGCGCCAGGGGCGCATTGATCTGGCAGTGCTGCTGGCCAAACAGACGCGTCTTTCGCAGCACACGATCTCCGATATCACAGGGGTGAGTCGCGACACCATCCGAAAGTACACGAGCGAACAAGCGATCCCCGCCAAGAAGCCCTCAAAAAGGAAGCCTGACGCATGA